Proteins from one Anopheles nili chromosome 2, idAnoNiliSN_F5_01, whole genome shotgun sequence genomic window:
- the LOC128722150 gene encoding sorting nexin-13-like encodes MEFKHASWIVLSVAVSINLIGLFWFIAMVIGLVMFLLGFVTVLYLQHNDVDKFLNSGVVENPLEEPKSLGLSIVCDPKPGNLLLISPNIKVQTESNRNAKAQHHSGAGDSSGTGGHGSRRRNLLDAGIELLFKKRHEPRNATGEPQAKPNAITDQLMHRGHLHFHQRDHHTILDNSPEATMPAPNRHPSPGEERSRWRPFESIKIHTDKRAGSVLHDPEKHRKKDVGNVSIGEEVSVNSIPPAATTFKSYLSNSEVLLHRHDTPPGSPKKKKILSGNKPIDKLIHTIIDYVVRDFIDSWYTLVSDDREFSDYNIRNSIESLVLQICQRVRSVDLLPLMTTRLIDDLAKHTRFYRLATQEVANSASNSKKPTSTEQKRLKIHEKLSPQRRNLKVEGHRRNKSETDLTWQLGNAALQKNVANSRFYNVPVDEQSAVDPESMLLSSFFGFCDEFQNECTDAEALDDYFLQVSETVLYFVLPEEDFKCIALRTLLCNLFANNLLKPMFNTLADPDFINLQIAKQFTKDPPAGEFLLKMIRQSTDLSELRACRQLITKEMDAKYKDSNCSAELASLKYTQKLIDLRISHLQNNKNDFGKTEREKVSTNLPQLSLDDILRKELAVFYYLDYLSVLNLQKYVIFYLTAQEWKISTSQSYSEMLVNKSKLSREETLQSIREKASHLYHEYLQPSSPNYLNIDSGLIEALNFRLNDPSIQPENTWFDSICKYIYEKQKNEEVFLNNFYQSVAYKQLLRELDFHSAHDQDMPSLDHLTVSGGLLQSDSASDTYSGDIRFEETDDDEDAAGLATSAPASSTTAPSQASIAVLDIKEEHDVRTSSGAVAKKPSPSSLFPVTIKHARSHSDCTGMFAAINDLNIEQLRQSSDCSSNDSGNEAPTARRNVPAVPQAADVVHRFQEDSSQLHQNHHNHHQHHHHHQHHQYRHKLSARIINTAIHCEGHYAVYAIQVHVIEDNHHKSWHIYRRYSKFLELKKLLVKRFPALDRVPFPAKKAFQNTQRAVLEHRMEILNRFLAEICAKAELSDEMMAIIRNFLEPDTDDRKMHGGPVVKTIESLKSGMSKIRNMPDTLVGGISRMFVGKSSLKERSFYDIQDIPTLELKQSEYPALASALNLLDEVFDLQNKSQWLRRGLINRLLGAPWVSHATNKRIMQTASSLLSTDKVELILSSILNNLWPDGERFNPTTPLREDSTRLRTKLAAKISLFALLSDDLKHVVGSVTCNSGLLNFFQMLQNKKLNTRLLLILFNRLLMVILQTENITKHTQLDSMATSANSGTDEGIRIGVPTSAASGGSSAGGSRKASRFL; translated from the exons ATGGAGTTCAAGCACGCCAGCTGGATCGTGCTTAGCGTCGCTGTGTCCATCAATCTGATCGGATTGTTCTGGTTCATAGCGATGGTTATCGGTTTGGTGATGTTTTTACTCGG ATTTGTGACCGTCCTGTACTTACAACATAACGATGTGGACAAATTTCTGAACAGTGGGGTGGTCGAGAATCCTCTAGAAGAGCCCAAATCGCTCGGCTTAAGCATTG TTTGTGATCCTAAGCCCGGTAATTTGCTGCTCATTTCGCCCAACATCAAAGTTCAAACCGAATCAAACCGAAACGCGAAAGCCCAGCACCATTCCGGCGCGGGCGACTCGTCCGGGACCGGTGGCCACGGTAGCCGTAGGCGTAACCTACTCGATGCCGGAATCGAGCTGCTGTTCAAGAAGCGCCACGAACCGCGGAATGCCACCGGTGAGCCGCAGGCGAAGCCAAACGCAATCACGGACCAACTAATGCACCGTGGCCATTTGCACTTCCACCAACGGGACCATCATACCATTCTAGATAACAGCCCGGAAGCCACGATGCCTGCGCCGAATCGGCATCCATCGCCCGGTGAGGAACGCAGCCGCTGGAGACCCTTTGAGAGCATTAAGATACACACGGACAAGCGCGCCGGGAGTGTGCTGCACGATCCCGAGAAGCATCGCAAGAAAGATG TGGGGAACGTGTCGATCGGTGAGGAAGTATCCGTCAATTCGATCCCACCCGCTGCGACGACGTTTAAATCGTACCTCTCAAATTCGGAAGTATTGCTGCATCGCCACGACACGCCACCCGGTTcaccgaagaagaagaaaatcctGAGCGGTAACAAACCGATCGACAAGCTCATTCACACCATCATCGACTACGTGGTGCGAGACTTCATCGATTCGTGGTACACACTCGTGTCGGACGACCGGGAATTTTCGGACTACAACATCCGCAACAGCATTGAATCGCTCGTCCTGCAGATCTGTCAGCGTGTTCGCTCCGTCGACCTGCTGCCCCTGATGACGACCAGGCTAATCGACGACCTGGCAAAGCATACGCGCTTCTACCGGCTCGCCACGCAGGAGGTGGCCAACAGTGCGTCGAACAGCAAGAAACCGACCAGTACGGAACAAAAGCGCCTTAAGATCCATGAAAAGCTGTCCCCGCAGCGACGGAACCTCAAGGTGGAAGGACACCGACGGAACAAGAGTGAAACCGATCTCACCTGGCAGCTGGGAAACGCCGCGCTGCAGAAAAACGTGGCCAATTCGCGCTTCTACAACGTGCCGGTGGATGAGCAGTCTGCCGTCGACCCGGAATCGATGCTGCTGAGTTCGTTTTTCGGGTTCTGCGATGAGTTCCAGAACGAATGCACCGATGCGGAGGCTTTGGATGATTACTTCTTGCAAGTCTCGGAAACGGTGCTGTACTTCGTGCTTCCGGAGGAGGACTTTAAGTGTATCGCGCTGCGCACGCTGCTGTGCAACCTGTTCGCCAACAACCTGCTGAAGCCGATGTTTAACACGCTGGCCGATCCGGACTTTATCAATCTGCAGATCGCGAAGCAGTTCACCAAAGATCCACCTGCGGGAGAGTTCCTGCTGAAGATGATCCGTCAGTCGACGGATCTGTCGGAATTGCGCGCCTGTCGGCAGCTCATCACCAAAGAGATGGACGCGAAGTACAAGGACAGCAACTGCAGTGCCGAACTGGCCAGCCTAAAGTATACGCAGAAGCTGATCGATTTGCGGATCAGTCATTTGCAGAACAACAAGAATG ACTTTGGCAAAACGGAACGTGAAAAAGTGTCCACGAATCTTCCGCAACTCAGCCTCGATGATATTCTGCGTAAAGAGCTGGCCGTGTTCTACTACCTGGACTACCTTAGTGTGCTAAACCTACAAAAGTATGTGATATTTTATCTCACCGCTCAGG aatggaaaatttccaccagccaAAGTTACTCAGAGATGCTGGTGAACAAATCAAAGCTTAGCCGAGAAGAAACACTCCAGAGCATTCGTGAGAAGGCGAGCCATCTGTATCATGAG TATTTGCAACCGAGCTCGCCAAACTACCTGAACATCGATTCGGGACTGATCGAGGCGCTCAACTTCCGGCTGAACGATCCGTCCATCCAGCCGGAGAACACCTGGTTCGATTCGATCTGCAAGTACATCTACgaaaagcagaaaaacgaAGAGGTGTTCCTGAACAATTTCTACCAAAGCGTGGCCTACAAGCAGCTGCTGCGCGAGCTCGACTTTCACAGTGCGCACGATCAGGACATGCCGTCGCTCGATCACCTCACCGTGTCCGGCGGGTTGCTGCAGAGTGACAGTGCCAGTGACACGTACAGCGGGGACATTCGGTTCGAAgaaaccgacgacgacgaggacgctGCAGGTTTGGCAACGTCGGCTCCGGCCTCTTCAACTACAGCACCGTCTCAGGCATCGATCGCGGTGTTGGACATCAAGGAAGAGCACGACGTGCGAACTAGTAGTGGCGCTGTCGCGAAGAAACCCTCACCATCGAGCCTGTTTCCGGTGACCATCAAGCACGCGCGATCACACAGCGACTGCACGGGCATGTTTGCGGCGATCAACGATCTCAACATCGAGCAGCTACGCCAATCGTCCGACTGTTCCAGCAACGACTCAGGCAACGAAGCTCCCACCGCTCGACGAAACGTCCCTGCTGTACCGCAGGCGGCAGACGTCGTTCATCGCTTCCAGGAAGATTCCAGCCAATTGCATCAAAATCACCACAatcaccatcagcaccaccatcatcatcagcatcatcagtATCGACATAAACTGTCCGCTCGCATCATCAACACGGCCATTCACTGCGAGGGCCACTACGCGGTGTACGCGATCCAGGTGCACGTGATCGAGGACAACCACCACAAAAGCTGGCACATTTACCGGCGGTACTCGAAGTTTCTCGAGCTGAAAAAGCTGCTCGTAAAGCGGTTTCCCGCCCTCGATCGTGTGCCATTTCCGGCGAAGAAAGCCTTCCAAAACACGCAGCGGGCGGTGCTGGAGCATCGGATGGAGATACTGAACCGCTTCCTGGCGGAGATCTGCGCCAAGGCGGAACTGTCCGACGAGATGATGGCGATCATTCGGAACTTTCTCGAACCGGACACGGACGATCGGAAGATGCACGGAGGGCCTGTTGTGAAGACG ATCGAGAGTTTAAAGTCGGGCATGAGCAAGATACGCAACATGCCCGATACGCTCGTCGGCGGGATATCGAGGATGTTCGTGGGCAAGAGTTCTCTCAAGGAGCGCAGCTTCTACGACATCCAGGACATTCCGACGCTCGAGCTGAAGCAATCCGAGTACCCGGCTCTGGCATCGGCGTTGAATCTGCTGGATGAGGTGTTCGATCTGCAGAATAAATCCCAGTGGCTGCGGCGTGGGTTGATCAACCGGCTGCTGGGCGCACCATGGGTAAGCCACGCGACCAACAAACGCATCATGCAAACCGCCAGCAGCCTCCTGTCCACGGACAAAGTCGAGCTGATCCTCTCGTCGATACT AAACAACTTGTGGCCGGATGGGGAACGGTTCAACCCGACGACGCCATTGCGCGAGGACAGCACGCGCCTGCGAACGAAGCTCGCCGCCAAGATATCGCTTTTCGCGCTGCTCTCAGATGACCTAAAGCACGTGGTCGGTTCGGTGACGTGCAACAGCGGGCTGCTGAACTTTTTCCAGATGCTCCAGAACAAGAAACTGAACACGCGCCTGCTGCTGATCCTGTTCAACCGGCTGCTGATGGTGATCCTGCAGACGGAAAACATTACGAAACACACGCAACTCGACAGTATGGCCACTTCCGCGAACAGTGGCACCGATGAAGGGATACGCATCGGCGTCCCGACATCGGCGGCTTCCGGGGGCAGTAGTGCCGGTGGGTCCCGGAAAGCTTCCAGATTTCTCTAG
- the LOC128720411 gene encoding transmembrane protein 26: MAKLLATFKAILTRILFAAHGFIAIWQVTQNKKDPVYWSLCAPIGVLCIEGIFTLAIKKNQEWRWFCPSVFLYLSSIVPAIWLLELDKLDKRTRYQDQMLNETINLAATVGKDLKDLNKMLGVKIQLPDIQLTAEMWVTLIEQFLMLVLIIGRWMLPKGDLTRDQLSQLLLVYIGTAADIIEFFDSFKDAKIANEPVLVLLTLSIWSWSLLQFTIVLSATRARKPRGGGSQTKDASEDANCCNVACCNIDVWGIALNILLQDAPFLTFRLLIIVHYKIITYMNIFFTCKNTLVILLQLYRLYVVNSENRKAAATKRRLKARAKAEQHAARHQKQRKISRRKVADIEEDEPEQDTRRSKHARKTRSSSSRKDTGYSTASSQTTAEQRRLRRTAKPDEVERVPGEDTDGEDDGGERPGRPCADQKERKSSRHADGAVGRKKRRGSIGSDRSEEPVAEVVRSSAGHQRGKRRGGGGDTAGSFEIIHEKSSTNGRRKKSKPPPAPAIEKDLPAEGSSLSGSSSSSASTSGSASESE; encoded by the exons ATGGCGAAGCTGCTGGCCACGTTCAAAGCCATCCTGACGCGGATCCTGTTCGCCGCCCACGGCTTCATCGCGATCTGGCAGGTGACCCAGAACAAGAAGGACCCCGTCTACTGGAGCCTGTGCGCCCCCATCGGTGTGCTCTGCATCGAGGGCATTTTCACGCTGGCGATCAAGAAGAACCAGGAATGGCGATG GTTCTGTCCGTCTGTGTTCTTGTACCTGTCGAGTATCGTCCCGGCAATCTGGCTGCTGGAGCTGGACAAACTGGACAAGCGCACGCGCTATCAGGATCAGATGTTGAACGAAACGATCAACCTTGCCGCCACCGTCGGCAAGGACCTGAAGGACCTGAACAAGATGCTGGGCGTCAAGATTCAGCTGCCAGACATCCAGCTAACGGCGGAGATGTGGGTGACGTTGATCGAGCAGTTCCTCATGCTGGTGCTCATCATCGGCCGCTGGATGCTGCCGAAAGGTGATCTTACGCGAGATCAACTCAGCCAACTGCTACTCGTGTACATTGGTACCGCAGCGGACATTATCGAGTTTTTCGACTCGTTCAAAGACGCAAAGATCGCGAACGaaccggtgctggtgttgctgacACTAAGCATCTGGTCGTGGTCGTTGCTCCAATTCACGATCGTCCTGTCGGCAACGAGGGCCCGCAAGCCACGTGGTGGTGGCAGCCAAACAAAGGACGCCAGCGAGGATGCGAACTGCTGCAACGTGGCGTGCTGCAACATCGATGTATGGGGCATTGCGCTTAACATTCTGCTACAGGACGCGCCATTCCTCACGTTCCGGTTGCTCATCATCGTGCATTACAAGATCATCACGTACATGAACATCTTCTTCACCT GTAAGAACACGCTCGTGATTCTGCTGCAGCTTTACCGGCTGTACGTGGTGAATTCGGAAAATCGGAAAGCCGCCGCCACGAAGCGACGTCTAAAGGCAAGAGCCAAAGCAGAACAGCATGCGGCGCGGCACCAAAAACAGCGGAAAATTAGCAGAAG GAAAGTGGCCGATATCGAGGAAGACGAACCGGAGCAGGACACTCGACGTTCGAAGCACGCCCGGAAAACCCG GTCGTCTTCGTCCCGCAAGGACACCGGCTACTCGACGGCCAGCAGCCAGACCACGGCCGAGCAGCGGCGTCTTCGCAGGACGGCAAAGCCGGACGAGGTCGAGCGGGTTCCGGGCGAGGACACCGATGGCGAGGACGATGGTGGCGAGCGACCGGGACGTCCTTGCGCGGACCAGAAGGAAAG AAAGTCTTCACGCCACGCGGATGGTGCCGTTGGGCGAAAGAAGCGCCGCGGCTCAATTGGAAGCGATCGAAGCGAGGAACCGGTGGCGGAAGTGGTTCGTTCGAGCGCCGGACACCAGCGTGGGAAAcggcgtggtggtggtggagacACCGCCGGTAGCTTCGAGATCATCCACGAAAAGTCCTCGACGAATGGTCggcgaaagaaatcgaaaccaccaccagcaccagccaTCGAAAAGGATCTGCCCGCGGAGGGTTCGTCCTTGTCAGgcagctcgtcctcgtcggcATCTACGAGCGGATCCGCGTCCGAGTCGGAATGA